The window GTCGTGATTGTCTCAACCGGTAGCCGCGGTTCGCAGCGCACCGTCGTCGATGCGCCCGTCCCGGTCGACATCATCAACACCAAAGACTTGAACAAGACTGGCCAGATCTCGCTGGACAAGGCCCTTGGCATGCGCGTGCCCTCGTTTAACACCGTGCAGACCCCGGTCAATGACGCCACTTCCCTGCTCGATCCTTACGAGATCCGCAACATGGGGCCGAGCCGTTCACTGATCCTGATTAACGGCAAGCGCAAGAATTCGAGCGCGCTGATTTACACCCAGACCTCCCCAGGCCGCGGTGAAAGCGGTTCCGACATTTCCGCCATTCCGCAAGACGCGATCAAGCGCATCGAAGTGCTGCGCGACGGCGCGTCGGCCCAATACGGCTCCGACGCGATTTCGGGCGTGGTCAACATCATCCTGAAAGATAATCCTCAAGGCGGCTCGCTGACCGCGCGCGCCGGGGTCACCCACGAGGGCGACGGCAAGATGGGGGCGCTGAGCCTGAACCATGGCATACCCCTGTCCGACAAGGGCTTCGTCAACTACACGATCGACGTGTCGAAAGTCGGCCTGGCCGAACGCTCGGGCATCGTGGACGGCCGCGGCGACGCTGCCGACTTCGGCGCCGACCTGCAAAAGGACGTGCTGCCATTCCTGGCCAAGTACCCTACCGCCGGCAACATCAACGGCTCGCCTGAAACCAAGGCCAACAAGTTCCTGGTCAACAGCCGTCTCGATATCACCGACGAGTTCAGCATTTACGGCAACGCGGCCTACGTCAAGAAACAGGTCAACAGCTTCGCCAACTACCGCACGCCGTACTGGCGTCCGACCGACTTCGGCCTGCTGCATGCGGCCGACCAGCCGTATGTCGGCTATGTGCCCGACTTCATCGGCAAGCTCGACGACTACAACGCGACCCTGGGCGCCAAGTTTTCCGTGGGCGACTGGAACGGCGACGTCAGCCTGACCATCGGCGGCAACAAGCAAGCCTATGAAGTGCACAACTCGGTCAACCGCGGCATTGAAAACGCGCGTCTCGACGCCATCGCCGCGGGCAAGACCCCCGGCCCGCGTTCGCCGACCAGTTTCGATGCCGGCGGCACGCGCTTTCGCCACACCGTGGTCAATGCCGACGTCTCCAAGCAGGTCAACGATTCCATCAATGTGTATGCCGGTACCGAGCTGCGCAGGGAAAAATATGACGTCATCGCCGGCGAATTCGCTTCGTACACCGCGGGCGGCGCCGATTCGTATGCCGGCAACATGCCGGAGAATGCCCTGTCGGCCGACCGCAAGAACTACGGCATTTACGGCGGCAGCATGTTCGACATCACCAAGCAGTGGCTGATCGACCTGACCGGCCGCTACGAAAAATACAGCGACTTCGGCAACGCCACCGTCGGCAAGCTGAGCACCCGCTACAAGGTCAGCGACATGGTCACGCTGCGCGGCTCGCTCTCGAGCGGCTTCCGGGCGCCGTCGCTGCACCAGATCTACACCCAGAAGAAGCAGTATGCCTTCGTGCCCGGTTCGGGCATCCAGGTATCGGGCCTGACCAACAATATGTCGCCCGAAGCGCGCGCGCTCAACGTGCCGCAGCTGAAAGCGGAAAAGTCGAAAAACGTGACGCTGGGCCTGGGCTTGACGCCCGATGCCAACACCAGCGTCACGCTCGACTACTACCATATCTCGCTGAAAGACCGCATCATCCTGGGCAAGGAAATCAAGCCGACGGGCGATTCGACACAGGAACTGGACAAGATCCTCGCCGCCGGCGGCGTGGTCTCGCTCAGTTTCTTCGCCAATGCGCTCGACAGCCAGACTTCCGGCATCGACTATGTCGTCAGCCGCAGGAATATCCCGGCCCTGGACGGCAAGCTGGCGGTGAACCTGTCGGGTAACTACACGCTGAAGAACGAGCGTGACGGCGCGATCAACAACCCGCCGGCGATTGCCGCCGCGCGCCAGTCGGTGCTCGACGCGACCCAGGAAGCGCTGATGTTCACCTCGCGTCCGAAGCACAAGACGGTGCTCGGCCTCGATCTGGATTACAGCAAGTTGAACTTCTCGCTCAACAACACGCTGTACGGCCCGACCCAGTTCCGCAATGCGGGGCTGGACGACAACCTGATGGTCAAGTTCAAGACCCGCACCGTGACCGACTTCGCGCTCAACTACCAGTTGACGAACAACACCACCCTGTCGTTCAACGTCAACAATATGTTCGACGTCCTGCCGAAGTGGGATCTGAAGCCGGTCAACAACACCGCCAAGGGGAACGACATCCTGACCAGCACGGCCAAGGATCCGAAGACCGGCATGACTCCGCGTGAAACCCAGGTCAACCTGATCACCTTCAACGGACGCTACCCGATCGTGACCTACGATGGCTCGCATTTCAGCCAGCTGGGCCGTGCGTACAATATGTCGCTCAACGTGCGCTTCTGATCATCCGATGATCGCGCCGGTAAAGATGTTCCCGTCTTGAACCGGCGCCGGCAAAGCTGGTTGGCGGTGCGCTGGAAAAAACTTCCAGCCCGCCGCCGGCCAGTTCCTCCTGACTGAACCGATGCCGACGTCGCGTTGCATGAGGCTGTGGGCTAGTTCGCTCGTGTCATTTTCCAAAAAAAGTCAGCCGTTGACCCAGTTTTCCAGTCTGAGCCCAGGGTAGGCGACAAAGTCGCGTTCGTTATTTGTGACAAGAGTCACGTCAAGCGCCACGGCATGCGCTGCGATGAGCTTGTCGAGCTGATCCTTTTTGCGGTCGCGCGTCGCTTCCCTGATCGGGCCATACGCCACCGCTGCAGAAGCATCGAATGGAACGACGTTGATATCTTTTACGAGTGCAGCGAGGTTCTGCCGTTCACGCAAGATATTCGCGGAGATGGTCACGCCATATTCCAGTTCGGCGAAGGTAATCGCCGACATGACCACATCGCCCACGTAGCATTGGGCAAAGCGCCTGGCCACTTGCTCAGGTTGCTCCCTCATCAAATAGATGCAGATATTGGTGTCGAGCATGTACAACGGCATTACAACGCCTCCCGGTCGCTCTGCTCCTGGTCGCCGCGTCCGTCCGCCATGAAATCAGGCCCGAATTGGGCAAATTTATCCAGCACACCAGCAAGCGAGCGCCGTGCAGGGCGAATGCGAAGCTCGTCGCCGACACGTTCAATTTCCAGTTCAATGTCGGTCCGATCATAGGCCAGTTCGGAGGGAATCCGGACCGCCTGCGAATTTCCATTTCGAAAAACTTTGGTCGTTTTCATCTGCTTGTCCAGAGGTGTACCCGGATGTAATGTACCACGCCTTCATCACCGTACATACATGTGTGCACAACGGTGAACAGCGGGTGCTGGCGCGGCCCATGTGTACCTCCACGCGCGGGTTCACGGACAATGGGGCAACTGAAGCGCCAACTCCCGAATTGGCAACCTGCCTGACGATCCGCGCGGCGCTACAGGCCCGCGTCCTTGAGCGCCGCCTCGATCCGATGCAGCGCCTGTAGCTGATACGATGCGTCGCCTGACGGATTGTTGTCGGCCAGCTTATTCATCATCACCGTATAACTGATGCCTGACGAGAGTTGGCGCAGCACGGTTGAAACGCCGGGATCGGCGCCGGTGAATCCACCATTATTCTTCGCGCCGTCGAGCGGCACGCCTTCCGGCATGCGGTAGTGGGCCGCGAACAGCGTCATCGCCTTTGCCGTGGAGATCATCTGGCCGGCCGGAGCCCAATTTTCGGCCCGGACTGCGCCGTCGAGCGCCAGGACAGTGGTGCCGGGGAAAAAGACGCTAGGCGCCATGATCGTGGTGATGTAATGCGGCTCGCGCGGATGACGATCGCGCATCAGCGAGCGCATCACCTGGAAATCGTCCTTTGGAACGCCCAGCGGCCCCATGATGTTTTCTTGAACGTAGGTGACGTAGCCCGCCCCGGACGCCTTTTCGATGATCTGTCCGAGTAACAGATAGCCAAAATTCGAATAGGCCGTTTTTGTGCCAGGGACGAAATCGAGTTGCTGGCGCAGGACAAAGCGAATGATATCGTCCTGTTGCGGCGGCGCCGACAAGCCGAGCGATTGCTGGATATCGAACTCGGATTGCATCGGGTCGCCGCTGATGTCGGCATCCCAGCCACCTTGATGTTCCAGCAGCTGGGCGATGGTGATCGCGCCTGCCCGGGCATCGGGCAACGCCGGCTGCAGTTCGCGCGCCAGCCAGCATGGAGCGTTGAACCCGGTGCAAAACACATGGTCGGTGAGGGCGAGCTTGCGCTCGCGCGCCAGTTTCTGGATCGCCGCGGCGGTGACCGGCTTGACGATGCTGGCGGTGATGAACAGGGCATCGGCCGGCAGGGCAATCTGGCGGGCGCTATCGCGATGGCCATAGCCACGCTCGGCGAGCATGACGCCATCCTTGGCCACCGCCACCGTGGCGGCGGTGATACCATTGGCGGCCATGAAAGGCTTCATGGCGGCGTCGATTTTGCCATTCAGATCGCTGCTGCAAGCAAGCAGTTCGGCCACCGATGCGCCGGGCTGCTGCGCCGTGCAAGTAAGCGATTTGCCGGCATTCGACGCCACGTCGCCACTGCTTCCGCCGCCACATCCGGCCAGCACGGCAATGAAAGCGGCGCCAATAACGGACTGCGTTGCGCCAGGTAGATACGATAACAATTTCATGCGACTCCTTCTTCAGTTCAAAGTAAGACGCGATTATCGCAACAGTAATCTTTTGCAAATCTTAAGACCGGCAGATCTATAATGCGCGATGCACATACTGATCATTGAAGACGATCTCGACCTCGGTCGAGCCCTGCAGAAAGCGCTCCGTCTGGAAGGTTTCAGCAGCGAGTGGCTGCGCCAGGCCGTCGACGCGCCCCGCTCGTTCGAGGGCCTCCACTACGCCTGCATTCTGCTGGACCTGTCGCTGCCGGACGGCGACGGGAAAACGCTGCTGGCCCGCTGGCGCAGCGAGGGCGTGGCAATTCCCATCATTATCATGACGGCACGCGGCGCACTGGAAGAGCGCATCGCGGGGCTCGACGGCGGTGCGGACGATTTCATCGTCAAGCCTTTCGCCACGGTGGAACTGGCCTCCCGCATGCGCGCCGTGCTGCGCCGCTATGCGCAGCAGTCCACGCAAGTGTGGACCATCGGCGATCTAGAACTGGAGCCAAAGTCCTATCTGGCGCGACTGGCCGGAAATCCCGTCGATTTGTCGCGCCGCGAATTTCAGCTGATGCTGGAACTGGCGCGCGAACCGGGTGTCGTGGTGTCGAAAAGCGCCCTGTCCGAGCGCCTCGAACCGCTCGGCGAGCCGGTCAACTTCGGCGCCATCGACGTGCATATCTTTAACTTGCGCGGCAAGATAGGCGGGCACCGGATCCGCACCGTGCGCGGGGTTGGCTACATGCTCGTCCCATGCTGAATTTTCTCCGCCCCACGCTGGTCAGGCGCGTGGTCCTGGCGCTGATGATGGCGTTTTTCATCGCCTGGTTGTTGTTATTGGCGGTGATATTCATCGAGGCGGTAGATCCGGCCGTCACGGACAAGAGCATCCAGGAGGTGGGACAGGGACTGGGCGCATCGCTGGCGCGGCTCGACAATGCGGGAGAAGCACGCGCCGTCGCCGCAGCCACGTCGGAACAGATCGAGCGGCTCTACCGCACCTACGACATTCCGGCACTCATGCTGATCCAGCTGAACGATCAGGATGGAACGCGCTTGTATTCATCCCCCGCGGCCGGCCCCGCCCTGCCGGACGGCAGCCTCGGCGCGCTGACGACGGCACGTGTCAATGGCAGGTCGTTCCGGGTTTTCAAGGGCACGGCCGGGCGCTGGACGGTCACGGTGGCCGGGTCGAGGGTGGACGACAGCTTTTTGCTGATGTCGATCACGCGCGACCTGGTCTATTATCTGCTGATCGCCTTTCCCTGCATTCTGCTGCCGGTCTGGATTGCCGTCTCGCGCGGCATGCGCCCGCTGCGGCAAATGAGCAAGCGGATCGCCGCGCGCGGCACCGACGACATGTCGCCCACCGGCGTCGATCCGATCTATGCCGAGCTGACGCCGCTGGCGGGCGCGCTGGACCGCCTGCTTGCGCAACTGCGCGAGAAAATCGCCCGCGAACATGGCTTCGTCCAGGACGCCGCGCACGAACTGCGCACGCCGATGGCGGTCATTTCCGCCCAGGCCCACGTACTGGCCGTCGAGCCTGAACTGGAGGGGCGGCGCGAAGCGCAGCGCCATCTCGATCAGGCGATCGGGCGCGGATCGCACCTGATTGCGCAGTTGCTAGCGCTGGCGCGGGTGGACAGCACGCGCGTCGGCGACACCAGCACCATCGACGTGGCCCATCTGGTGCGCCACGAACTGGCGCGGTCGGCGCCAACAGCGATGGAAAACGGCATCGAACTGGCGCTGGAGGCGCCCGAGCGCTTGCCGTTCACACTCGAGGTGCATGCGTTTCAATCGATCCTGAACAACCTGTTGGACAACGCGCTGCGCTATGCGCATGCCGGCGCCAATATCGGCGTCGAACTGGCTCGGGAAAACGGCTATCTGACGCTCGCCGTTGCCGACGACGGGCCGGGTATTGCGGAGCCGGACCGGGCGCATATCTTCGAGCGCTTTTACCGCGCCAGGTCGCAGGACAAGACCGGCTCGGGCCTCGGCCTGGCGATCGTCAAGCAGGCCACATTGCGGATGAACGGCACGGTCACGCTGACGCCAGGTCCGGGCGGGCGCGGTTGCCGCTTCGTCGTGCGGATCGCGACGCCGCCATGATGGGACCTGCCGATGACTTGCGCGGCTGCCGTGCCGGTTCAAGGATGCCTGACGGTCCAGGCCGATAGCTGACGAATTACACGCGCCTATTGAATTTTGCAATACGCAGTTCCCCGGTCCGGTCCGATTGCTTCGACTACGCAATAATGTGCACCTGTCGTGCGGGTTGTAACTTCATGGTCATTGGTATCACCTCTGAAATTGTCGCTCAAGACAAACCTGCCGGTTTCGGAATCGACGATCCTGCAATGGCCAAGATCGGGAGCGTATGCAATATTGATCGTGCACCGGTAAGCGATCTTTTTATCCGCACCAGCATTGACGGTACCGGTTTGGCAGCGTCCTTCGGACGAACGGCAAGTCTTGGCGTTTTGCGCCCACGCGGAGTGCATTGACCCAGCTAAGGTGAACATTGTAGCCGTCAGCACAACGGCTTTCAGGGTGATTTGCTTAGACATGATTACTCCCTTTTTCCAAGTACACGAACCACGCTTTCACAGCGCGGCTTGGCTGACTTTCTCGCAAAAGATATATTCAATTGAGATGAATCCTCCCCCTGCAGGAACTGCCAGGCCGACTGTGACGATTGAACCAGGCTCTCCTCGTCGTACCGCTCGTATAGCGTTTCTGATTCGATCCGTGGTTCCCGCATCACGCCATGGCACTCGGAGTTAGTTCTCATCATGTCGCGGTCTTTCAAGCCTCCGTTGGGGCAGCTCAATCAATCTGATGCGTTTTACGAGGTGCGCGGAGCGGCGAGGATAAGCTGGCGCACGAGGCCAGTTCGGCCAACCGGGGCACCGGTGTGCCGATGCGGCCGCTGTCAACCGCTTGCATGGCGCTGCCCGGCTTTTCGAGGCGGGCAGCGCCGCCAAGGAAAAGCAATACGTGGATGGGAGAAAGGAATTCCTGAGCTATACGGTGCTCAGCCGTCAGGTCGTGCCATCGCCACGCGGCAAAAGAACGCGGCGTTGCGCCCGCGATCTCACTTACTGCAGCAATAACTCTTCCGGTACCGCTTGAGATGGTCCTGCTTTTGCCATGTGCGGACTACCATTCTCTCACCTGAACGTGGACAGACGGGATGCCATCGTACAGTAGCGAGGATGCGGCCGGGCTAACTGGCGCTACGCTGGTAAAACCCTTCCAGCTCGCTGCGCACCAGCTCCTGGCCGTGTTCGATCACAAAATCCTGGAACGCGGCGGCCACCTTGGGGATCGGCTGGCCGGCCAGGTGCATCACCTGCCAGTCGGCGTCGACCGGATTGCCCTTGAGCGGAAGCATGCGCAGCAAGCCGGATTTGAATTCGAGCGCGCAGGCGTGCACCGACAGGAAGCCCACGCCCAGGCCCGCCGACACCATGCGCTTGATCGCCTCGTTGGACGAGACTTCGGAGCCGAAGTTAAGCGCGTGTCCGCCCTCCTTGAACAGCCGCTCCACCGCCGTGCGCGTGCCCGAGCCGCGCTCGCGCACCAGCAGATTGGCGCCCACCACATCGGCCAAGGTCAGCTTGCGCTTCTTCATCAATGGATGGTCGGCGGCGGCCACGAAGCCCATCGGGTGGCGCGCGAAGCGGGCCGCGTTGGTGCGCAGTTCGCGCGGCGGCGTGCCCATGATGGCCACGTCGATCTCCTGGCGCGCCAGCATGTTGACGATTTCAACCCGGTTGCCGACCTGGAGTTTCAGGCGCACGTCGGGCCGCTCCAGCGTGAACGGCACCAGCAGCGGCGGCAGCAAATGCTCGGCCGTGGTGACCGCGCCGATGCGCAGCGTGCCGCTGGTGACGCCCTGCAGCGCCGACAGCTCCTCGCCGGCGTGCTCCCACAGGCGCAGGATGCGTTCGGCGAAATCGACCATCACCTCGCCGGCCGCGGTCAGCTGGATGCCGCGCCCGTCCTTGCGCACCAGCGCCACGCCGGTGATGCTTTCCAGCGTGCGCAGTTGGAGCGACACCGCCGGCTGCGTCACGTGCATGGCCTCCGCCGCTTTCGACACGCTCTCGTGGCGGGCCACGAGAACCAGCGACTGGAGCTGGCGGAAGCTGGCGTGATACATAAGCTATTCCCTATCGATGTGTGAATTACGCGATAAACCCGTTTCTGCCACGCCATGATAGACCAGTTGGCGCGGCCCGGTTCAGAATGCGTAATTGACCGTCACCGCCAGCAGCGGCGCCGTCTTGCGCTTGACGATCGGGCTGTCGGCGGCGTCGCCCACGATGCTGACCACGCCGGCCATGGTGTTGACCGACCATGCCTTGCCCAGCTTGCGGTTCCAGTTGATACCCGCATTCACGCGCGAAAAACCGGCCTTGGTGTCGTAACGCTTGTAGCCGGACGTCAGGCTCTGGGCCGCGGTAACGCCATAAAACGCCTGCATGTTCTTTTTGTCGCTGTAGGTGGCCGACACGAACAGGCCCAGCTGGTTCGCTTCGCTCTTGATCAAAGGTGCCTGCGCGCCAAACTCATAGCTGTTGCCGCGCTCGCGGTGCGTGAGCGCCATCATGGCGCGCATGCCGATGCCGATGCCGCCGTCGAACTCATAGCCGACACCGAACACACCCAGCGCCGACGTCTTGATTTCGCCCATGCCCCTGAGCGCGTCGGATCCCTGCGAGATGCCGTGATCGCGGTCGCTGCGGCTCGGCGCGACGCCGAGCGCGCCGCTCAGGGACACCGGCCCGAACTTGGTCTTG of the Massilia violaceinigra genome contains:
- a CDS encoding TonB-dependent receptor plug domain-containing protein, with protein sequence MIVSTGSRGSQRTVVDAPVPVDIINTKDLNKTGQISLDKALGMRVPSFNTVQTPVNDATSLLDPYEIRNMGPSRSLILINGKRKNSSALIYTQTSPGRGESGSDISAIPQDAIKRIEVLRDGASAQYGSDAISGVVNIILKDNPQGGSLTARAGVTHEGDGKMGALSLNHGIPLSDKGFVNYTIDVSKVGLAERSGIVDGRGDAADFGADLQKDVLPFLAKYPTAGNINGSPETKANKFLVNSRLDITDEFSIYGNAAYVKKQVNSFANYRTPYWRPTDFGLLHAADQPYVGYVPDFIGKLDDYNATLGAKFSVGDWNGDVSLTIGGNKQAYEVHNSVNRGIENARLDAIAAGKTPGPRSPTSFDAGGTRFRHTVVNADVSKQVNDSINVYAGTELRREKYDVIAGEFASYTAGGADSYAGNMPENALSADRKNYGIYGGSMFDITKQWLIDLTGRYEKYSDFGNATVGKLSTRYKVSDMVTLRGSLSSGFRAPSLHQIYTQKKQYAFVPGSGIQVSGLTNNMSPEARALNVPQLKAEKSKNVTLGLGLTPDANTSVTLDYYHISLKDRIILGKEIKPTGDSTQELDKILAAGGVVSLSFFANALDSQTSGIDYVVSRRNIPALDGKLAVNLSGNYTLKNERDGAINNPPAIAAARQSVLDATQEALMFTSRPKHKTVLGLDLDYSKLNFSLNNTLYGPTQFRNAGLDDNLMVKFKTRTVTDFALNYQLTNNTTLSFNVNNMFDVLPKWDLKPVNNTAKGNDILTSTAKDPKTGMTPRETQVNLITFNGRYPIVTYDGSHFSQLGRAYNMSLNVRF
- a CDS encoding type II toxin-antitoxin system VapC family toxin yields the protein MPLYMLDTNICIYLMREQPEQVARRFAQCYVGDVVMSAITFAELEYGVTISANILRERQNLAALVKDINVVPFDASAAVAYGPIREATRDRKKDQLDKLIAAHAVALDVTLVTNNERDFVAYPGLRLENWVNG
- a CDS encoding antitoxin, whose product is MKTTKVFRNGNSQAVRIPSELAYDRTDIELEIERVGDELRIRPARRSLAGVLDKFAQFGPDFMADGRGDQEQSDREAL
- a CDS encoding serine hydrolase domain-containing protein, coding for MKLLSYLPGATQSVIGAAFIAVLAGCGGGSSGDVASNAGKSLTCTAQQPGASVAELLACSSDLNGKIDAAMKPFMAANGITAATVAVAKDGVMLAERGYGHRDSARQIALPADALFITASIVKPVTAAAIQKLARERKLALTDHVFCTGFNAPCWLARELQPALPDARAGAITIAQLLEHQGGWDADISGDPMQSEFDIQQSLGLSAPPQQDDIIRFVLRQQLDFVPGTKTAYSNFGYLLLGQIIEKASGAGYVTYVQENIMGPLGVPKDDFQVMRSLMRDRHPREPHYITTIMAPSVFFPGTTVLALDGAVRAENWAPAGQMISTAKAMTLFAAHYRMPEGVPLDGAKNNGGFTGADPGVSTVLRQLSSGISYTVMMNKLADNNPSGDASYQLQALHRIEAALKDAGL
- a CDS encoding response regulator: MHILIIEDDLDLGRALQKALRLEGFSSEWLRQAVDAPRSFEGLHYACILLDLSLPDGDGKTLLARWRSEGVAIPIIIMTARGALEERIAGLDGGADDFIVKPFATVELASRMRAVLRRYAQQSTQVWTIGDLELEPKSYLARLAGNPVDLSRREFQLMLELAREPGVVVSKSALSERLEPLGEPVNFGAIDVHIFNLRGKIGGHRIRTVRGVGYMLVPC
- a CDS encoding sensor histidine kinase, with product MLNFLRPTLVRRVVLALMMAFFIAWLLLLAVIFIEAVDPAVTDKSIQEVGQGLGASLARLDNAGEARAVAAATSEQIERLYRTYDIPALMLIQLNDQDGTRLYSSPAAGPALPDGSLGALTTARVNGRSFRVFKGTAGRWTVTVAGSRVDDSFLLMSITRDLVYYLLIAFPCILLPVWIAVSRGMRPLRQMSKRIAARGTDDMSPTGVDPIYAELTPLAGALDRLLAQLREKIAREHGFVQDAAHELRTPMAVISAQAHVLAVEPELEGRREAQRHLDQAIGRGSHLIAQLLALARVDSTRVGDTSTIDVAHLVRHELARSAPTAMENGIELALEAPERLPFTLEVHAFQSILNNLLDNALRYAHAGANIGVELARENGYLTLAVADDGPGIAEPDRAHIFERFYRARSQDKTGSGLGLAIVKQATLRMNGTVTLTPGPGGRGCRFVVRIATPP
- a CDS encoding LysR family transcriptional regulator, which translates into the protein MYHASFRQLQSLVLVARHESVSKAAEAMHVTQPAVSLQLRTLESITGVALVRKDGRGIQLTAAGEVMVDFAERILRLWEHAGEELSALQGVTSGTLRIGAVTTAEHLLPPLLVPFTLERPDVRLKLQVGNRVEIVNMLARQEIDVAIMGTPPRELRTNAARFARHPMGFVAAADHPLMKKRKLTLADVVGANLLVRERGSGTRTAVERLFKEGGHALNFGSEVSSNEAIKRMVSAGLGVGFLSVHACALEFKSGLLRMLPLKGNPVDADWQVMHLAGQPIPKVAAAFQDFVIEHGQELVRSELEGFYQRSAS
- a CDS encoding MipA/OmpV family protein, giving the protein MLRFRHAAIILLSTLAPTLHAAEMGVAPAKPGESTMTLGLGVAAIPEYSGSDKNRAVPVLVADYQHSSGFFASTVSGIGYKTKFGPVSLSGALGVAPSRSDRDHGISQGSDALRGMGEIKTSALGVFGVGYEFDGGIGIGMRAMMALTHRERGNSYEFGAQAPLIKSEANQLGLFVSATYSDKKNMQAFYGVTAAQSLTSGYKRYDTKAGFSRVNAGINWNRKLGKAWSVNTMAGVVSIVGDAADSPIVKRKTAPLLAVTVNYAF